The genomic segment caccttgggcaagtgtcttctactatagctagccttcgggctgaccaaagccttgtgagtggatttggtagacggaaactgaaagaagcccgtcatgtgtatatatatatatgtctgtgtgtatgtttgtgtttctgtgtttgtacccccgcgatcgcttgacaactgatgctggtgtgtttgtgtccctgtaacttagcagttcagcaaaaaagactgatagaataagtactaggcttacaaagaataagtcctggggttactttgtacgactaaaggcagtgctccagcatggctgcagtcaaatgactgaaacaagtaaaagaatattataaaagcaGAGTTACTTGTGTATACTAAGACAATGTATTGCATGTGTGTAGTGTAAGAGTGACGGAAGAGACTAAGAATTGTTCTCTATAAAATGCATCATTTTTTTAACCCTGTAGTCTTGAACTGCAGGTTACGCTATGGTGCAACAGAAAAACAATGATGTCACTGTCTGATGCTTCACAAAATATATGCATCTAAAGCACTGACATTGTTGAACATTCCTTTGTGTGTCTGTAACTGCTATTAAATAGTTTttataaaatatgtctgttgttaCTATtaaatatcatcttcatcattgttgtatCTTATCcagaaatttctgtttttttgtgggaaggggtggattttattttgctaaataaaaatatatttacaattaccATTCCGATAATTAACTTTGTATGCTTTTGTACTTTTGGATACTTTCATCCTTGTCTCCAGATTTGTTGTATCTTGCCAAAAGAAGGGCTTCTTAGTAATAAGGAACATGTCAAGTTGGAGTAAGACTTTATAAGCAACTTACCAGTTAACAAAAGTTAGTGGAAGAGCTCTCCCAGTAAGAACATGGTCTGGCTTTTTATAAcgttttctactctaagcacaaggtttgaaatttggaggaagagaGCTGGTCAGTTaccgagtgttgggcctcacagaggcaatgagcAACCCCtctggcattatgtcgtgcttgagaagaagacccatcaagctgagcaaaattgcagtcgtggcagatacctgtgtcacgcaaattggcatgtaaaagcaccccggTGTCGTGCAAATGGCACcaatgctgatggcacataaaagcacccactacactctcagagtggttggcattaggaagggcatccagccttagaaaaccatgccaaataagacTGGAGTCTTGGGCAGCcttccagcccagtcaaaccgtccaacccatgccagcatggacaacagacattaaatgatgatgacgatatatatatacatatgtatatatatttatatgattaatcatattaaaaaaaaatttttttttttttttttcagaattcttCCGTCTGATGTGATCAATCAGCCTACAACCACAGTGCCATGTCACTTCCATCATTGACTGGAGGAGCtgccaatatttatttatttatttattttcaaagaatgtatttatttatttatttatttatttatttattggaaaaAATAACTTTCTGTCCGACAGCTGTCATAAAGATGAAGCCATATGCCCACCCCCTCTCCAAGAACAtccattgcaaaaaaaaataatgaaacctttttttttttttaatcactattTCATCAAGGCAGAACAAAAGACCATGTGACCATTTTCTCGTTCCACTGTATCTCAATCGAAATGGCTACCCATATTGTATGTTTTGTTCTAAGTGTAATACACATCTTCAAGTAATGCACTAAATATACACttggttgttgtttgttgttgttgttcgttggTTAAGACCATCTTCGTTATTATTAATTTTGCCATACGACATATCACCACTGTGAGGACacctggcctagtggttaggggtgttgcacTCTCAATTGCAAGATCaaggtttcaattcttggaccaagTGGGCTGTTTTTGcagtactctttactctttttacttgtttcagtcatttgactgagaccatgatgccacgcagtgggactgaacccggaaccatgtggttggtaagcaagctacttaccacacagccatgcattttATAGAGAACTACTGTACAAGCACAATATTTAACTGATCACAGATCAATTCATGATAAGTGTAACATAGTTCACACTTGAACATCCTGTGTTATCCCCCAGATCAGTGATAAACGAAGCTACATTTTGTGCCAGTTTAAGAAGTCTCGAGTAGTTTTCTTATTTAGAAGCTAGTTTGGAACCCTTTCAATATCTCACTACTCTCCAGAATTGTCATTATTCCTTAAGAGTCTCTGTGAATTCTGCAAAAATGTCACCAGCTAGGTTTGGAAAACTGCCCATAATTTTTTAGACATGATATCAGACATGGTTCCTGCTTCTCTGCCAAGACATTTTTGttatgatcaccaccaccaccaccaccaccccccaGCAGTGTTCAGGAAAACAAATTAGACATTCATGTGCTTGGGGTAAGACTATAGCAATGTCTGgataaaatttgtatattttggcGGTGGCGCTAGTAACTATGGAAATTACACAAATAAACAGAAGAGCTGACAGTCAAAGAGGTGCAGAATTTGTATAAGATGTTTTGTTAAGCATTTGACTTAAATTATAACAGTGTCAGCTTACACTATTGACACAGTAAAgctatttatatagatatgtcttAAATGTTACGGCTGTTACTATCAAGATGTTAGTGACTCAAATGTAAGTACATTCTGTTCTTCCACCAACTGCTGGCACCGCTTCTACCATTGCCACTAAAATCATCACACCTCAAACACCATAGCTACTAAAATTATATTGTTGGTTGGATggataagtagataggtaggtataatTGCTAGATTGATAAAggcaaacaggtagatagatagatggacggacagaTATACAAGCAGACAGGTTGATAGATAGTTATGATTGATAGAGTGACACACCAGacaaataggtagacagacagatataatagataaacagatagacacacatagataaatatataaacagacaagcagatagatggGTATGATTgctaaagacagatagatagtgagacacagacagacagacagacaggctgatacATTGACAATAAGtacataggtagacagacaggctgaTGGATAAATAGCTACAATTGATAGAGTGgcaacagacacacatagataaatatacaaacagacaggtagatagataggttagattgatagattgataacagactggcagacagacagatgtgcaggcatgcaggcatatataggtaggtaggttgatagatatttcctttcattatcaAAGATATTACTTTACATCATTATGGTTTGCAATAACAGTCTCAATCCAAattgcatgtatttttatgttgcaTGGAATTAATTAAGAAAGAAGACTGGTGGGGGGAGCAAAAACGAAGTACATAGAAGGAAGAGGTTGACAGTCAGCCGTCGAACTGCAGCGAGGTATTGATGTTAGTCAAACAATCCAAAAAGAAAATGCTGTTAGTATGTTTCCCAGAGCACAGCTGTTGCAAAGGGGGAAAAGCCATCGTTCTCACCACCAATAGTATCATTACAACTACCACACCTACTAATCTTACTAACACTGCCCTCTTccactgttattgttattattattattattaatattaaggtagcaagctggcagaaacattagcttaacggtatttcgtctgccgttatgttctgagttcaaattctgccatggttgacggTGAGAGGCTAGCTATTTATAACACACTATCGGCTCAAACTGGGATTCAGAAAAGACTGTCTCACGAGACCttaaggctgcgattggttgggttgcatcttggcGCGGAATAGAACAGGAGACaaaatgcgccaataccaaccactcagctggctaaaatgagttgtacctgtatttcaaagggtcagtttcaccacattctatgtcatgctgaatctccctcagaactacgtcaagggtacacatgtctgtggagcgctcagccacttgcacgctaatgctaatttcacaagcaggttgttccattaatcaaatcaactggaattCTCATCTttataaccgacagagtgccatttTAGCAgttctcatcatcatttcatgcccacttttccatgcttgcatgggtcagatggaattcaatgaggtttggcaacaggaatagcatccagctgcagaaaaacCTACCTCAGtaaattttgtccaacccatgccagcacagaaaaatggacgttaaaacgattatttatgtatacatttattgcaAGACACCATACAGCAGGAGAATTAATTTGTTCATTGATTGAAAGTAACCACAAATTGTTGGCAAAGAGGTGCTATTAACAGAACTGGTAGTTTTATGAAATGTTGGTTTTTATCTGGTTTTCTGCAGCCAGTCACATTCTTAACTGGAAAGCTAATCAAGAAATGTTTAAGTACAAATCACTGGAGaacttattaatttcattatataaaaatgcattttaGTCTTATTGCTGAGAGATTTTCAGTAATAAAACACCGAGTTATTGGCAAAGACATTCTGGCAATGAAATTGATTCTCTTCAGGTTTTTGTGTAGAATTGTGAGCActtcagacaaaataccttactGTGTTTAGttaggttatgagttcaaattgcactgaggtcgacattttttttcattctccctAGAAAAGTAAAGGTTGGTAAAAGaaagtaccaatgaagtactgAAGATTGACCATACCAGTGTTTCTCAGCCAAGGTTTATATGACCCTTCGGGGTtcaatataagattttattgttaaagtttatattaccaataaattagttatattcttttatttgtttcagtcatttgactgcagccatgctggtgcatcgcctttagtcgttaagtgatgatgatgatgacaatgtgtgAATGTGACAGGTTTCTGCAGTTTCCATTTTGTTCTTGGGATGAttgtggctggaatgcctttgatcaagtTAAACCAAGGACTAAACAACAAGCTTACAACTTTGAATTAAGACATAATTTCACTGTCGTCCTCTCTCCTTTCCAACTGAGGTAATCATGTATCTCCTCTCTTGTCACCTgatataaagccacctccctcaatacttaCTCCCTACATCAGTTGAGGGGTCTTTGTTGTGCAAGTTACCTGGTGACCACATTGGTGCTACCTAAAAGCACCCGGCACACTCTGtgaattggttggtgttaggaagggcatctgaccatagaaactATGGCATAACAGACACTAGAGTCTGACACAATCCTTTAGcgcaccagcatggaaaacagatgttaaatggttatgaagatgatgatgatgaaaagtttAATGAATCACATACAAAAAAATCTTTGtgcaaaatatatctttatttcatttgtttctgtaGAATTCAGAAATATGCTTAGTTCCTGATATAAAAGAAACTGTTTAACAATTTAAACACCTTGCAATAAtatccatatattattattattattattattggcataattacATTTAAGACATCATTTCTTCTTGTTATATTACTGAATAACCGAATGACCAGAAAATAGTATTTTGAAGACAATACTTTAAAAATACTTGTTATACTAAATAGTATTACATAACTTTTCAAATTGTTGTTTATGGTTTCTGTTGAGAGAAAGGGACAGTGGCTGATGGTCAGCCTttagcctttagcattcagattagtttgTCTGATGAAACGCctttttattgacattgttttgaattaatccagcaaaatctcataactttgagatttcagcaatgtgattatattttttctgaatgaCAACGAAGGGTGGATGTGAGAGGctgttttaaacataaaacaaatagaatgttTGGGCCAGTTATGGtcagttgaaatgctaaagggttaaacgcCGGTTAATGGTCAGCTTAAttctttagcgttcagattacttagtcaaatgtaatgtttatttattcacatttgttttgaattaatccagcATAATCTCATAGCCTcgagatttcaacgatgtgattatattttgtttttgaatgacattgtagggtaagtgtgagaggccagttcttgctggtttaaacataaaaacaaatagaatatttgggctagttatgagtggtttaaatgctaaagggttaaatccctGTCAATCAACTCCAATTGGAAGTGGGGAAAATGGTCCACACAAGACAGAATGAGTGACAGGTGATATGCAATTAACCAATTCTGAAGAATTGAAATGATTGTGTAAGCAGTAGAAGCAACGAGTGAACTAGTGCTTGGACTGAAAACTAAACCATCAGACAGATGGCTTTTTTATGGATACAACCTTGGTTCTTTTTTGGTGTAATAACAACACCATTCCAAATGTAGGAGCAATATTTCATTAGGGGTCTCACCTGAGTTTTGTAGAGAATCAACAAATGTCCAGCTCTGGTGTATTTTCTGGTCCTAATGAGGAAGGGCAATTTTTAGAACTTTGGTCTTCGATTCTCTTAAGATAGTCACTATTACttgttaattattgatttcaaattttggcacaaggccagcaattctgggaaggtgataagttgattacatcgaccccagtgcataactggtacttgttttatcgacctcgaaaggataaaaggcaaattcaacctcagtggaatttgaactcaaagcattttgcccagcatgctaacgattcagccagcttgccaccttaccaTTAGTCATTAATTATTAGCACTGGTGTTGCATTACTGAAGCCTTAGACTTAATTACTTAGATTCCTGCTGACAAGACTTCCTTTAACTGTAGCCAGGCCTTACAGAGTAAaagcaaaatttgttttaattttgtggaCATTGCAAGTAAGAAGCAGCGACCTTCTCACTGAACCATGGTAGACAGtgttacaaaaaaacaaacaaaaaaaaaacaagtggcaACTTAAACCGTTGCTACGAGAGCAATAATCTAAAAGAAATCTTGCATCAATGAAAGACAATGAAAGTGTAATTGTTCATCTCTTAAAATCCAGGTAAACTTTCTGAGGAAATAAACATCTGCGTCAGTGACCCACAACAATTACAGTTTAAAAACATATGAATCGCTGACTGTTATGTATCGAATCCAGCGGTACGGCACATAAGCTTGGTCTCGATCAAAAACACGCAAATAGCGAATCTGGATGCCGGAGCAAGTGTAACCTGATGCCTCGAACTCCATGACAATGTGTCCGATATCTTTCAAACGAGTTTTCACACCACTGTTGCTGATCAACTGGcaaaaaaaagggaagaacagTTGGTTGGATTTTTTATAAAGTcattatataggcacaggagtagctgtatggtaagcaaaaaaaaaacaaaacttactCTGAGATTGGCATTTAAATGAGAGCCACCAGGAAACTTTTTTATATTCCATACAATTTGTTTATTAGAGGCTTTTAACTCTATAGTTTGATCAGGTCCAATTAGCTGTTGGCTAATCCTGGAataagttgaagaaaaaaaaacaaggattaGGATTAAAGCATCTGAATTGGTAACAAGTGTATAAAATCAAATCattcaaaagaaattaattaatggtTATTGTGTGTCAGTGAAAATGGGTGTATATACACTATACTAGGCTAGATTCGTTTGAAAATTACAAGCTCATCAGTAGTgactacacatatatgtatgcgtgtgtataaactaCACAAAAATGAGCTAGGAGAAAGAATTCAAGAGTGGCTAGTAGCATGTTTTTAACTTAAATACACCTCTTCGGTTTACGACTGAGTCCCGTTCCAACTGACAGGTCGTAAGTCGATCTGGTCATATgtcagatttatatttttcaacattattttcatttgtgcaACTGATGTTTGAAAGCAACCGAGTGAGAGATAGTGGATGCCTGCATTGCCAGATGTTGCCATGGTTATTGTATGCGCAGCTGCCTAACATCCGGAAATCAATTGCTTATTTAATTTTTGTGGTCGTAAGTTGAGAAGAAGGTGTACTGGTATATCGAATATcaaacaacataaattcttgacttATTCTGGGGAGGGGAATTAATCTCGAGAATCAAGAATCTTTCAAAGGTGACATGCCATTAAAGAAAAGGACAGATTATTatctggagataagaggacagttgTGGACATgtgctgctgtcatcatcatcacaacaattgTCTCACCTGACCTCCAGGAGTGAACGGACTGTGCGCTAAATATAATTCTGCTTCTAGTTTCATTTGGGGGAAACAAATCTACACTATGACATTACAGAGATTAAATATCAGTagagtaaatataaaattcagtTTCAAGTTTTGGGACTCACAGGACTGGTTATCCAGTTTCCGTGGGGTGTGAGTAACCAAGATCACAGCATTCCCCTTAAACAGGACGCCAGTCTGTCTCAGGGTtagtcatttacagctgagtagactggagcaatatgaaatgaagtgtcttgctcaagaacacaatgcactgtccAGTCCAggtattgaaaccacaatcttatgaccatgagtctaccaccttaaccactagaccatgcacTTCCACAATTAAGTATCAAAGTGATATGAAATACAATAAGGtaacgagctggaagaatcgttagcacaccaggtaaaatgcttagcggtatttcatctgtctttacaatctgagttcaaattccaccaaggtcgactttgcctttcatcttttcagggtcaagaaagtaagtaccagttatgcactgcggttgatgtaatcaactagccctctccccaaaaatgtcaagccttgtacctacaatagaaaggatattaaatacaacaataatgCTACTCACCCAGAAACTGTTCCTGGCACAGGAATTCTTAACACAATATTTACAGCTTCCGTGTTTTCTGGGATGTGACTAAGTAACTGGAGTGACAAACAGGTGTCCCTGGAACTACAAATCAAAAGGGGAAACAATGAGGTGTTGTTAGTCAGGGGCCCTGACCATTCAgtcctttccttttattttctccaAATAAACAATAATCTGAACCTCACAGAAGATACGACAAGGGACCGTGGCAACTGGCAAATATGATTTACAGGAGAAAACCTGTGAAGGTTGCAATGAAGTGTTATTCTAAGCTACTCCATTAATttggtcatcattattatcatcaccatcatttaacgtccacttttccttgcttacatgggtcagacgaAGTcgctgaggcagattttgtagggctggatgttcttcctgtcaccaaccctcacctgttttcaagcaaggtaatatatatacatatatatatatatagcaggtaactttcagtttccatctataaaatctgctcacaaggctttggttggcccagagctatagcagaagacacttccaCAAGGTGCTGCTCAGTGGGACTGAGCCGAAGACCACatatttgggaagcaagtttctcagccacacagccacacctgcacctatgtcaCACCAAGAAACACAAAATACTTACGGAGAGTCAAAATCCTTTTCCTGTACTTGTAATCTAAATGGTGGCTTTAAAGGAGGATCTGATGCCAGTCTGTACGTCATAGCAGAAAActgtaaaaacaaacagaagttctaCAAGTACATCAATATTACAAGAATATCTAccagtatatttattatatctacaagtatcatcatcgttgtttaacgtccgctttccatgctagcatgggctggacgatttgactggggactggtgaaccagatggctgcaccaggctccaatctgatttggcagagtttctacagctggatgcccttcctaacgccaatcactccgagagtgtagtgggtgcttttacgtgccaccggcacgaaggccagtcaggcagtactggcaacggccatgctcaaaatggtgtattttacgtgctcaatgttatttcaaataagttattaaaatattgcaaaacttttgagtcaacacaatatattttttgcaataaaaacaaattttatgcaaaaacatagaaaaaagacATAATTACCTCACCAATGGGAGGATTGAGTATAAGACATCGGGAAGTATTAAATTCTTCTTTGCGAACACATTGATGAAAACTGCACTGCTCCATAGTTACATGGCTGTTGAAATCTAGGAAGAAACAAAGTTACTTCTGCTGAAAGAGTCTGATATGAATAAATCTTTACCTTTTAAAGGTGAAGAATAATCGCTACATTTGCACTAAAGAAGACAAaaccattttgaatttgataCAAGATGGATAAGAGTATTATtgcttgaaattttgtaaaaagaTATCTAAATCTCAAAAAGCAAAAGGAAgtatacaggcgtggctgtgtggtaagaagcttacttccgaaccacgcactggggtcgatgtaatcgacttaatccctttgtctgtccttgtttgtcccctctatgtttagccccttgtgggcaataaagaaataagaaatagataCAATGGTAAGCAGCAGGTGCAGTCTATAATTTACAGgtgtgtttggcattaggaagggcatccagtcacagaaaccatgccaaagcagacagtagagcttggagTAGTCTTCTgacttaccagctctggtcaaaccatccaccccatgccagcatggcaaatgGACATTagatagaatgatgatgatgaagatccaTCATCTTGTgatgcagaatttgaatttaaattcaaatctaCACATCAGTAAAGCTGAGTTAAAAGGCCTCTCTAGATATACTTGTCCTCGTCATtgaatgtccgttttccatgctagcataggttcaATGGTTCAACATGAAGCAGAGGAGTATACCTAACACTGCTGTCTGCTTTAGCATAGTTtccacagctgaatgcccttcctaatgccacacACTTTTGCAgagggtactgggtgctttttacatggtactagcaCTACACAAATCTTAAAGGGTTCCCTTACAAGTTAATGTGTTATGGgacacaaaatagaaaattaataatgtcgtaaaaaaaaaaaaaatcaattttaccTTTTGGCTTCCCCTGTTCAGCAAGTGTGAGGTCCTCATTAACAGCTAATTTAATTACTGGATTACCACTTAAAAAActctttacatttatatttcctGTGACATCCATACGAGACACAAGCCCCTGAAAGAACATAGTcaacatatcaataataataataaaaagcaaatccTTAAAATagctcagtcaaaccatccaacccatgccagcatggaaaacggacattaaacaatgatgatgatgatgaatgagattcatttacaacaatcatacaatgtcaagacaaggagatagaaacacacacacacaaacacacacacacatacacacacacacacacacacacacacagtcctctTTTATAAATCTGAGCTTATATTACAATGTAAAGAATTATAACatgcagaaaagaaagaagaaatttttttttaaatgcagctTACATCATTTGTAATGACAACAATCATTTTCTCAATTACATCcacaaaaatttcattttttcggTTTTCCTGCAAAGTAGATAACCaaaactcaatatatatacatatatatatatatatacataatttaataaacTTGAACTGCATCTCAGACGTAGTCAGTTTACAAATTACCGTATTTTATGGCATAAAAGTGGCAGCAATTTATTCACAGAAAAACGTTCTTAGTGCATTAAATCATGTATTATACAATGCAATCTAACAGTTCATTACAAAACATTACAAAAGTACGTGAGCTGGTCCTTTGTTATGATAATTCCTTCTATagtacaagtaataataataataataataataataataacaagagcactcagagagcgcaaacctctgccaaggcagctccagcgtcctctcaacgattagccggagatgatttttaaaatgagaatatctgaaataaacttgactgctctcacaaatgggaatacattatttacatttgacggatatttgtcctcatcttgtttgttgtaaacacgttttggctgatataccctccagccttcatcaggtgtcttggggaaatttagaaccagagttctcattcctaagctattttttgatgatgtaattattattattattattattattcaggtcactgcctgggatcgaactcggaatcttggggttagtaagccgtgctcttaaccactacgccatatgcccgtgggcaattatggagtaaatgtaaataatgtacataattcctcatctcttaaatatagaactacaaGACAACACTGTCCAATGTCCAATGTGACCTTCACTTTCAGAcaatatggctgttatttctagcaggtcaagcaaccacatagaggatcCATCATTGTCTTACATGAATTAAATGGTTAGTACTGGTTCTAAGAACATTTTT from the Octopus bimaculoides isolate UCB-OBI-ISO-001 chromosome 11, ASM119413v2, whole genome shotgun sequence genome contains:
- the LOC106877188 gene encoding uncharacterized protein LOC106877188 isoform X3: MYISEIFITTTRGDILIHKKYRFDLDFDPKVIFLKKLRAVGNEHLLPHFKEDDVTFCHIKRNGLFIMAVTTCNMSPIFLVEFLTRFFLICKDFCGVVSEDAIRANVLLIYEILNEILEFGYIQLATTDKIKPYIQSDPVLVLANRSPAEEIASRLENRKNEIFVDVIEKMIVVITNDGLVSRMDVTGNINVKSFLSGNPVIKLAVNEDLTLAEQGKPKDFNSHVTMEQCSFHQCVRKEEFNTSRCLILNPPIGEFSAMTYRLASDPPLKPPFRLQVQEKDFDSPSRDTCLSLQLLSHIPENTEAVNIVLRIPVPGTVSGISQQLIGPDQTIELKASNKQIVWNIKKFPGGSHLNANLRLISNSGVKTRLKDIGHIVMEFEASGYTCSGIQIRYLRVFDRDQAYVPYRWIRYITVSDSYVFKL
- the LOC106877188 gene encoding uncharacterized protein LOC106877188 isoform X1, with protein sequence MYISEIFITTTRGDILIHKKYRFDLDFDPKVIFLKKLRAVGNEHLLPHFKEDDVTFCHIKRNGLFIMAVTTCNMSPIFLVEFLTRFFLICKDFCGVVSEDAIRANVLLIYEILNEILEFGYIQLATTDKIKPYIQSDPVLVLANRSPAEEIASRLFFTLFQFGIETRVAPSSASSKPVVRTAVEQENRKNEIFVDVIEKMIVVITNDGLVSRMDVTGNINVKSFLSGNPVIKLAVNEDLTLAEQGKPKDFNSHVTMEQCSFHQCVRKEEFNTSRCLILNPPIGEFSAMTYRLASDPPLKPPFRLQVQEKDFDSPSRDTCLSLQLLSHIPENTEAVNIVLRIPVPGTVSGISQQLIGPDQTIELKASNKQIVWNIKKFPGGSHLNANLRLISNSGVKTRLKDIGHIVMEFEASGYTCSGIQIRYLRVFDRDQAYVPYRWIRYITVSDSYVFKL
- the LOC106877188 gene encoding uncharacterized protein LOC106877188 isoform X2, with product MYISEIFITTTRGDILIHKKYRFDLDFDPKVIFLKKLRAVGNEHLLPHFKEDDVTFCHIKRNGLFIMAVTTCNMSPIFLVEFLTRFFLICKDFCGVVSEDAIRANVLLIYEILNEILEFGYIQLATTDKIKPYIQSDPVLVLANRSPAEEIASRLFGIETRVAPSSASSKPVVRTAVEQENRKNEIFVDVIEKMIVVITNDGLVSRMDVTGNINVKSFLSGNPVIKLAVNEDLTLAEQGKPKDFNSHVTMEQCSFHQCVRKEEFNTSRCLILNPPIGEFSAMTYRLASDPPLKPPFRLQVQEKDFDSPSRDTCLSLQLLSHIPENTEAVNIVLRIPVPGTVSGISQQLIGPDQTIELKASNKQIVWNIKKFPGGSHLNANLRLISNSGVKTRLKDIGHIVMEFEASGYTCSGIQIRYLRVFDRDQAYVPYRWIRYITVSDSYVFKL